The following are encoded in a window of Thunnus albacares chromosome 17, fThuAlb1.1, whole genome shotgun sequence genomic DNA:
- the rdh8a gene encoding retinol dehydrogenase 8a, with protein MANSGQKVVLITGCSSGIGLRIAVTLAKDEKKRYHVIATMRDLKKKNKLVEAAGDAYGKTLMLLPLDVCSDESVKQCINNVKDRHIDILINNAGVGLLGPVESISIEEMKRVFETNFFGVVRMIKEVMPDMKKRRSGHIVVMSSVMGLQGVVFNDVYTASKFAMEGFCESMAVQLMKFNIRLSMIEPGPVHTEFETKMMEDVAKMEYPGVDADTVRYFKDVYLPSSIDIFEAMGQTPEDIAKCTKKVIESSSPRFRNLTNSLYTPIVALKYADETGGLSVNTFYNLLFNFGPLMHITMSILKCLTCSCLRRRTISPN; from the exons ATGGCGAACAGCGGGCAGAAAGTTGTGCTGATCACCGGCTGCTCCTCCGGCATCGGGTTACGAATCGCCGTCACGCTGGCCAAAGATGAAAAGAAGCGTTACCATG TAATTGCTACCATGCGAgacctgaagaagaagaacaagctAGTGGAGGCAGCAGGAGATGCATATGGAAAGACCTTGATGTTGCTTCCACTAGACGTGTGTAGTGACGAATCAGTCAAGCAGTGCATCAACAATGTTAAGGACCGCCATATTGATATCCTGA TTAACAATGCAGGTGTGGGCTTGCTTGGACCTGTGGAGAGCATCAGCATAGAGGAGATGAAAAGAGTATTTGAGACCAACTTCTTCGGTGTGGTTCGCATGATCAAAGAAGTGATGCCAGACATGAAGAAGAGGCGTTCAGGGCACATTGTGGTCATGAGTAGTGTAATGGGTCTTCAgg GAGTGGTGTTCAATGATGTTTACACTGCCTCTAAGTTTGCCATGGAAGGGTTCTGTGAGAGTATGGCGGTGCAACTGATGAAGTTCAATATCCG GTTGTCCATGATTGAGCCTGGTCCAGTGCACACTGAGTTTGAGACAAAGATGATGGAGGATGTGGCTAAGATGGAGTATCCAGGTGTAGATGCCGACACAGTTCgttattttaaagatgtttacCTGCCATCATCCATAGATATATTTGAAGCCATGGGTCAGACGCCAGAGGACATAGCCAAA TGTACTAAAAAGGTTATTGAGTCAAGCAGCCCTCGCTTCAGGAATCTGACCAACAGCCTCTACACACCCATTGTGGCCTTGAAGTATGCAGATGAGACTGGTGGCCTGTCTGTCAACACCTTCTACAACCTACTCTTCAATTTCGGCCCTCTCATGCACATCACCATGAGCATCCTCAAGTGCCTGACGTGCAGCTGCCTGCGCAGACGCACCATTTCACCTAACTGA